In Treponema primitia ZAS-2, a genomic segment contains:
- a CDS encoding bifunctional metallophosphatase/5'-nucleotidase, which produces MKSKRMLLSVLLLFSAMGAVFAGGRKEPVENVITILHTNDVHSNVAIEPYVKGYADSLRAEKRDVVIVSAGDAFDGTPFASLSDGRDVATVMNMVGYEVFAMGNHEQFDSVDFKMLSKLVKFPILAANIGADWKTNIPEIKDFVIKSFGKTKIAFIGITSGTTGDEAVKAAERARTESTAKGANVFIAVTHLGVQDADETIRSTYLAEHCPWLSLIIDAHCHTAHQNGLLYNGVLIGETGEYGNNLGVIELTVKGSEVLNVTARLIPIKGHEAESGITPDAEVQAFIDQVNARNAAYLNETVFSLSETLYGTRDYSRRAESVFGNLLTDSMRWKTGVQIGLLQGPAIRANLNAGEVIRNQLLTALFPDAPVCTFTLKGEVIRSALENGVSAFPNENNSFIHISGILVEFDQNAPAGNRITSIKMEDGSPFDPDAVYTCASKSDSLWFIPNWEVLTPGKDFELGHGTICEVLDDYISSGITIPTKIAGRIAPIK; this is translated from the coding sequence ATGAAGTCCAAAAGAATGCTATTATCGGTGTTGTTGCTGTTTTCAGCAATGGGAGCTGTATTTGCCGGCGGACGGAAAGAACCGGTAGAAAATGTCATCACTATTTTGCATACAAATGATGTGCATTCAAATGTGGCGATTGAACCCTATGTGAAAGGATACGCAGATTCGCTTCGCGCAGAAAAACGCGATGTTGTAATAGTATCTGCCGGAGACGCATTTGACGGAACACCTTTTGCATCTCTTTCTGATGGACGGGATGTGGCAACTGTAATGAATATGGTAGGTTATGAAGTGTTCGCCATGGGCAATCACGAGCAATTTGATTCCGTCGATTTTAAAATGCTCTCAAAACTGGTAAAGTTTCCTATATTGGCGGCAAATATCGGAGCAGACTGGAAGACAAATATACCGGAAATCAAAGATTTTGTGATAAAAAGTTTCGGTAAAACAAAAATTGCGTTCATCGGCATTACATCCGGTACCACCGGCGACGAAGCAGTTAAGGCAGCGGAAAGGGCGCGGACAGAATCAACAGCAAAGGGCGCAAATGTGTTTATCGCTGTTACGCATCTTGGCGTACAAGATGCAGACGAAACTATCCGCAGTACCTATCTTGCCGAACATTGCCCATGGCTTTCCCTGATTATTGACGCACATTGCCACACCGCTCACCAGAACGGGCTTTTATATAATGGTGTCCTTATCGGTGAAACAGGCGAATACGGCAATAATCTCGGGGTCATTGAACTCACTGTAAAAGGCAGCGAAGTGCTTAACGTAACTGCGCGGCTTATTCCAATAAAAGGACACGAGGCAGAATCAGGCATTACACCGGATGCGGAAGTGCAGGCTTTTATCGACCAGGTAAATGCCCGGAATGCCGCATATCTAAACGAAACGGTGTTTAGTTTGTCGGAAACCCTTTATGGTACACGAGATTATAGCCGCCGCGCAGAGTCCGTCTTTGGTAATCTTCTCACCGATTCAATGCGTTGGAAAACCGGCGTACAAATCGGGCTGCTTCAAGGTCCTGCCATTCGGGCAAATCTTAACGCAGGCGAAGTAATACGCAACCAGCTGCTGACCGCGTTGTTTCCGGACGCTCCGGTCTGTACCTTCACACTAAAAGGCGAAGTAATCCGTAGTGCCCTGGAAAATGGTGTATCGGCATTCCCCAACGAAAACAATTCGTTTATACATATTTCAGGTATTCTCGTAGAATTTGACCAAAATGCCCCAGCGGGAAATCGCATTACATCTATCAAGATGGAAGATGGATCTCCATTTGATCCGGATGCAGTGTATACCTGCGCGAGCAAAAGTGACAGCTTATGGTTCATTCCTAATTGGGAAGTGCTGACGCCCGGGAAAGATTTTGAGTTAGGACATGGTACCATTTGTGAAGTACTGGATGATTATATTTCCAGCGGCATTACGATTCCAACAAAAATTGCCGGTAGAATTGCACCGATAAAATAG
- a CDS encoding LysR family transcriptional regulator: protein MDYKQLRNFLAVCDEKNFTKASSQRFITQQGLSISIKALEDELEVPLFYRNPKGIELTEFGRVLETAAKSYTNQHDHIIDTIRQLREKAKSQVSIGIANGLDHLFPPLFLSTFIVEHPDISLNIMNFVEETCQKSMRENKLQIGFSPAPVDMNLFASLICERNKIGLLVGEKHPFAERSSVKLQELKGEMVISLNNRMHPFDLLWDQCIRNGVVPEINLSSPAMELTCELISTNRVVGFGGGPQDRFPGLVHIEIEDMDFYWEFHLIVNKYAFISDAAKEFIAYAKERFNTQ, encoded by the coding sequence ATGGATTACAAACAGCTACGTAATTTCCTCGCGGTCTGCGATGAAAAAAATTTTACCAAGGCTTCAAGTCAACGTTTTATTACCCAGCAGGGTTTAAGTATATCTATCAAAGCCCTGGAAGATGAGCTTGAGGTTCCCCTGTTTTACCGGAACCCAAAAGGGATTGAGCTGACCGAATTCGGCAGGGTTCTTGAAACGGCTGCCAAGTCCTACACAAACCAGCACGACCATATCATTGACACGATCCGGCAGCTTAGGGAAAAAGCTAAATCCCAGGTGTCTATCGGAATTGCCAACGGGCTGGATCATCTGTTTCCTCCCCTGTTTTTAAGTACCTTCATTGTGGAGCATCCGGATATTTCCCTGAATATCATGAATTTTGTCGAAGAGACCTGCCAAAAATCCATGCGGGAAAATAAGCTGCAAATTGGTTTTTCTCCCGCGCCGGTTGACATGAATCTGTTTGCTTCGCTTATATGTGAACGAAACAAAATCGGCCTTTTGGTTGGAGAAAAACACCCTTTTGCAGAGCGCAGTTCCGTAAAGCTGCAGGAACTGAAGGGTGAAATGGTCATTTCCCTGAATAACCGCATGCACCCCTTCGATTTACTGTGGGATCAATGTATCCGGAACGGGGTTGTACCGGAAATCAATTTGAGTAGTCCTGCAATGGAACTGACCTGTGAATTAATCAGCACCAATCGTGTTGTTGGTTTTGGCGGAGGCCCTCAGGACCGGTTTCCCGGTTTAGTGCACATAGAAATTGAAGATATGGATTTCTATTGGGAATTTCATCTTATTGTAAACAAGTATGCCTTCATCAGTGATGCTGCAAAAGAGTTTATTGCCTATGCAAAAGAACGGTTCAATACACAATAG
- the ald gene encoding alanine dehydrogenase, producing MKVGTVTEIKKHEYRVGLTPKGVEAFVKHGHQVLVQKGAGEGSAFPDDLYKAAGAKIVDRAEDVFAESEMIVKVKEPLEAEYKLIREGQVLYTYLHLAPDRALTDALVNSKCIGIAFETIKDRSGGLPCLKPMSQIAGRLSVQEGAKYLEKPFGGRGVLLSGVPGVPRAEVVVLGAGIVGANAVKAAVGLGARVTVLDINLDRLEYLEDIYGAALNTLYSSPQNLDAILPTADLVIGAVLIPGSSTPHLIKKAHLKTMKPGSVIVDVAIDQGGCSEASHVTYHDDPVYVLDGVVNYCVGNMPGAVANTSTNALANATLNYGLSIADLGVAGALKKDKGLLEGLNTYKGKITYEGVAKAHNLPYVPATDALT from the coding sequence ATGAAAGTCGGAACAGTTACTGAAATCAAAAAACATGAGTACCGGGTTGGGCTCACACCCAAGGGTGTGGAAGCCTTTGTCAAGCATGGTCACCAGGTGCTGGTGCAGAAGGGCGCCGGGGAAGGTTCAGCCTTCCCGGACGATCTGTACAAGGCGGCGGGGGCCAAGATTGTGGATCGCGCCGAGGATGTGTTTGCGGAAAGCGAAATGATTGTCAAGGTAAAGGAGCCTCTGGAAGCGGAATACAAGCTGATCCGGGAAGGCCAGGTCCTGTATACCTATCTCCACCTGGCGCCGGATCGTGCTTTGACCGATGCCCTGGTCAACAGCAAGTGCATCGGTATTGCCTTTGAGACCATCAAGGATCGCAGCGGCGGGCTTCCCTGCCTGAAGCCCATGAGCCAGATCGCGGGCCGCCTGTCGGTCCAGGAAGGGGCGAAGTACCTTGAAAAGCCCTTTGGTGGCCGGGGCGTCCTGCTCTCCGGTGTTCCCGGTGTTCCCCGGGCGGAAGTGGTGGTACTTGGAGCCGGTATTGTGGGCGCCAATGCGGTAAAAGCGGCGGTCGGGTTGGGCGCCAGGGTTACGGTTCTGGACATCAACCTGGACCGGCTTGAATACCTGGAAGATATTTACGGAGCGGCCCTCAACACCCTCTATTCCAGCCCCCAGAACCTGGACGCCATTCTGCCCACGGCGGATTTGGTAATCGGCGCGGTGCTTATCCCCGGGTCCTCTACCCCCCATCTTATCAAGAAAGCGCACCTTAAGACCATGAAACCCGGTTCAGTCATTGTTGACGTGGCCATTGATCAGGGCGGATGCAGCGAAGCCAGCCATGTGACCTACCACGACGATCCGGTGTATGTCCTGGACGGGGTGGTCAACTATTGCGTGGGCAATATGCCCGGGGCGGTTGCAAATACTTCGACAAATGCCCTTGCCAATGCCACATTGAACTACGGCCTTTCAATTGCGGATCTCGGCGTTGCCGGGGCGCTCAAGAAAGACAAAGGCCTTCTGGAAGGGCTCAACACGTACAAGGGCAAAATTACCTATGAAGGTGTGGCAAAAGCCCACAACCTGCCCTATGTACCTGCAACGGATGCTTTGACCTGA
- a CDS encoding MFS transporter, with amino-acid sequence MSDSTNWKKSIPWVFFAAETSLVLGGMIAMSYLIFYITDRMLITAVVMGAIMLVARIADGVLGIFTGIIIQKLQLKHGQYRTWLLYGPFIIALGTTLCFFNPNIPMMAKAVIVFIGYILYGGGNSFVQLSQNGLLAKISGPDMDHRMAIAAKLMQGQQAGTIIGSLITMPLILWVDKTGADGYSVIQVIIAALGALGQLPLFFMTKEYEGFDPNFKSAGGASIKLGAIFGETLKNGQLIILLLADAFRHTAYILVMALGVYYFNYVVRAPEMIVFAMTAQSIGAFLGSFAGQPISRKLGKKNSALLTGILCTIIYAGIAFLGDRGPLVYIICTAAGLFSLGIVNACGVNLYLDCGEYLLYKSGKDNRTFTMSFFGIGIKIGMALSSVVIAFLLDASGYDGATQSVADVHLMGVLIGAVLAGLNLGYFLIMLCYGINEQKSKEYAEHNFKATQTA; translated from the coding sequence ATGAGTGATAGTACAAACTGGAAAAAGAGTATTCCTTGGGTGTTTTTTGCTGCTGAGACGTCTCTGGTATTAGGTGGCATGATCGCCATGTCGTATCTGATTTTCTATATTACTGACAGAATGTTAATTACCGCAGTTGTCATGGGAGCCATCATGCTTGTGGCCCGCATCGCAGATGGAGTACTGGGTATATTTACCGGTATTATCATACAAAAATTGCAACTAAAACACGGGCAATACCGCACATGGCTTTTGTACGGTCCCTTCATTATTGCCCTGGGCACTACCCTCTGTTTTTTCAATCCTAATATTCCCATGATGGCAAAGGCAGTGATTGTATTTATCGGGTACATACTGTACGGCGGAGGCAACAGCTTTGTTCAGCTTTCCCAAAACGGCCTCCTGGCCAAAATATCCGGACCCGATATGGATCACCGTATGGCAATCGCCGCCAAGCTCATGCAGGGGCAGCAGGCGGGTACAATTATCGGTTCTCTTATTACCATGCCCCTTATTCTCTGGGTGGATAAAACGGGAGCGGACGGTTATTCGGTCATACAGGTAATTATTGCAGCATTAGGCGCCCTGGGCCAGCTTCCCCTTTTCTTTATGACCAAGGAATACGAAGGCTTCGACCCAAATTTCAAAAGCGCCGGCGGCGCCTCGATCAAACTGGGCGCCATATTTGGCGAAACTCTGAAGAACGGGCAGCTAATCATTCTATTGTTGGCGGATGCGTTCCGTCATACGGCTTATATATTAGTCATGGCTCTGGGGGTTTATTATTTTAACTACGTTGTCAGGGCGCCTGAAATGATAGTATTCGCCATGACAGCCCAAAGTATAGGCGCATTCCTGGGTTCCTTTGCCGGCCAGCCAATTTCCCGAAAATTGGGGAAGAAAAACTCGGCCCTGCTGACAGGTATCCTGTGTACCATTATTTACGCCGGCATTGCGTTTTTGGGGGACAGGGGGCCTTTGGTGTACATCATTTGTACCGCCGCCGGACTTTTTTCCCTGGGAATTGTCAATGCCTGCGGAGTCAACCTTTACCTTGACTGCGGGGAATACCTGCTATACAAGTCAGGGAAGGACAACCGGACCTTTACCATGAGCTTTTTCGGTATTGGCATCAAAATCGGTATGGCCCTTTCATCGGTGGTGATTGCATTTCTGCTTGACGCATCCGGTTATGACGGCGCTACACAAAGCGTTGCGGATGTTCACCTCATGGGAGTCCTGATTGGCGCCGTGCTTGCAGGACTTAATCTCGGCTATTTTCTTATAATGCTCTGTTATGGAATCAATGAACAAAAGTCCAAGGAGTATGCGGAGCATAACTTCAAGGCAACACAAACGGCTTAA
- a CDS encoding Lrp/AsnC family transcriptional regulator — MDSIEKKPDAIDRKILEILRKDARIHLKELSRHIKLSLPAASERLRKLEQSGYIKGYVAILNPQKFNKEFTCFCMVEFSHHNIDYDRDFVEFVKTCPDILECHRIGGTYEYMLKIVAHSVKEVEQLIDVMRIEKRVINTSTITILTTIKEEVTISPE; from the coding sequence ATGGATAGTATAGAGAAAAAACCGGATGCCATTGACCGCAAAATCCTGGAGATTCTGCGCAAGGATGCCCGTATACACCTAAAAGAACTATCCCGGCACATTAAGCTCTCCCTGCCCGCCGCCAGTGAGCGGCTGCGTAAGCTGGAACAATCCGGGTACATAAAGGGATATGTGGCTATTTTAAATCCCCAGAAATTCAATAAGGAATTCACCTGTTTCTGCATGGTAGAATTCAGCCATCACAACATAGACTACGACCGGGATTTCGTGGAATTTGTCAAAACCTGCCCGGACATTCTCGAATGCCACCGCATCGGGGGAACCTACGAATATATGCTGAAAATAGTGGCCCATTCGGTAAAAGAAGTGGAGCAGCTCATCGATGTCATGCGTATTGAAAAACGGGTGATCAATACCAGCACCATTACTATTCTGACCACCATTAAGGAAGAGGTCACTATTAGCCCAGAATAG
- a CDS encoding veratrol--corrinoid protein metyltransferase: MESVPFSKEELAVSEHWPPLFPGAPGAKKFKTPVTPRENYEALYKGELPHWLPLMADQCLLTPRIDPDNIARGMALEVNPLSPEELVGGKDKFGIEWIYVPQVGGSTVKPGNPALEDANDWPKVIKFPDISKWDWEGSAKANAAYTTDGRALTFSIFTGFYERLISFMDFENAVVALIDDDQKDAVKDLFDKLAELYKEIITNAKKQYNPLVINFHDDWGGQQAPFFSLATVQEMIVPYLKKVVDHVHSQGMYFDMHSCGKNELLVPAYIEAGCDSWGGAQSMNDKSMLYDKYGDKLIIGLDPDVALGPDTKTEDAVAAAKRFVAKYGPSMEKKSFLCSAMGTPPAFDETVYEESRKLFG, encoded by the coding sequence ATGGAAAGCGTTCCATTTAGCAAAGAAGAGCTGGCGGTTAGCGAGCATTGGCCCCCTCTTTTTCCGGGCGCCCCGGGCGCTAAAAAATTTAAAACCCCGGTAACCCCTCGGGAAAACTACGAAGCCCTGTATAAGGGGGAGCTCCCCCACTGGCTGCCGCTTATGGCCGATCAGTGTCTGCTAACCCCCCGTATTGACCCTGATAACATAGCCCGGGGAATGGCCTTGGAGGTGAATCCCCTATCACCCGAAGAACTGGTCGGCGGGAAGGACAAATTTGGCATTGAATGGATCTACGTACCCCAAGTTGGGGGTTCCACGGTAAAACCCGGTAACCCTGCCCTTGAGGATGCCAATGACTGGCCCAAGGTGATTAAATTCCCCGATATAAGCAAATGGGATTGGGAAGGTTCCGCCAAAGCAAACGCAGCATATACCACCGATGGAAGGGCGCTTACCTTTTCGATTTTTACCGGGTTTTATGAAAGGCTCATCTCCTTTATGGATTTTGAGAATGCCGTTGTCGCGCTGATTGACGATGATCAAAAGGATGCGGTCAAGGATCTTTTTGACAAACTCGCGGAATTATATAAAGAGATAATAACAAACGCCAAAAAACAGTATAACCCCCTGGTCATTAATTTTCATGATGATTGGGGCGGCCAGCAAGCGCCCTTTTTCTCCCTGGCAACGGTGCAGGAAATGATCGTTCCCTATCTTAAAAAAGTGGTCGATCACGTCCATTCCCAAGGCATGTATTTTGATATGCATTCCTGCGGCAAAAATGAACTGCTTGTACCAGCTTATATTGAGGCTGGCTGCGATTCATGGGGTGGGGCACAGTCAATGAATGACAAAAGTATGCTGTATGATAAGTATGGCGACAAACTTATCATCGGCCTTGATCCCGATGTGGCGCTAGGGCCGGATACAAAGACTGAAGATGCCGTTGCCGCAGCAAAGCGTTTTGTGGCAAAGTATGGACCCAGCATGGAGAAAAAGTCTTTTCTCTGCTCGGCAATGGGTACACCTCCGGCTTTCGATGAAACGGTTTACGAAGAAAGCCGGAAGCTGTTTGGGTGA
- a CDS encoding alanine/glycine:cation symporter family protein has translation MEAFARTISTIDGWLWGPWLLILLFGTHLYLTVRTGFIQKKLGLAIRLSVTKDKGGEGDVSQFGALTTALASTIGTGNIIGVGTAIAVGGPGAVLWMWLTGVFGIATKYSESLIAVKYRVKTEKGTMLGGAMFALERGLKNKKLGRFLGILFAVFAALAAFGIGDGVQSNAVADLVQRNFHIPAWISGLIMMVFTGLVLVGGLKAISKVCESLVPFMAAVYTLGCIICLIMNAQYVGPAFVAIWNAAFAPRALTGGLLGYGLMAAARFGIARGLFSNESGMGSAPIVASAAKTANPVRQALVSMTGTFWDTVVVCLMTGLVIVSYEVAPNGSTGFTNGGALTNEAFSQIPVFGPIILTFGLITFAFSTILGWSYYGEKGAEYLFGSKINIPYRILYTLIVFVGAAIPLGLVWDIADALNALMILPNILAVLLLSNIIVEETKKYSGIHIDDVDTTPIPLMESLRRKNPV, from the coding sequence ATGGAAGCTTTTGCAAGAACTATCTCTACGATTGATGGTTGGCTTTGGGGGCCCTGGCTCCTGATACTCCTGTTCGGTACCCACCTGTACCTGACTGTAAGAACCGGGTTCATTCAGAAGAAGCTTGGTTTGGCTATCAGGCTTTCGGTAACTAAAGACAAAGGCGGCGAAGGGGATGTATCCCAGTTCGGCGCCCTGACTACCGCCCTGGCCTCTACCATAGGGACCGGCAATATTATCGGGGTTGGCACGGCGATCGCCGTGGGCGGCCCCGGGGCGGTGCTGTGGATGTGGCTGACCGGCGTGTTCGGTATAGCAACCAAGTACAGCGAGTCCCTGATTGCGGTTAAGTACCGGGTAAAGACTGAGAAGGGTACCATGCTCGGGGGGGCCATGTTCGCCCTGGAACGGGGTCTCAAAAACAAGAAGCTCGGGCGTTTCCTGGGCATCCTGTTTGCGGTCTTTGCGGCGCTGGCTGCCTTTGGCATTGGCGACGGGGTACAGTCCAACGCAGTGGCGGACTTGGTGCAGCGGAATTTCCACATTCCGGCCTGGATTTCCGGCCTGATCATGATGGTTTTCACCGGGCTGGTGCTGGTCGGCGGGCTCAAGGCAATTTCCAAGGTCTGCGAAAGCCTGGTTCCGTTTATGGCAGCAGTCTACACTCTTGGTTGTATCATCTGTCTTATTATGAACGCCCAATATGTGGGCCCGGCGTTTGTGGCAATCTGGAATGCCGCGTTTGCCCCCAGGGCTTTAACCGGCGGTTTGCTGGGCTACGGCTTGATGGCAGCGGCTCGGTTCGGCATAGCCCGGGGTCTGTTTTCCAACGAATCCGGCATGGGCTCCGCGCCCATCGTTGCTTCCGCGGCGAAGACTGCAAACCCGGTCCGGCAGGCTCTGGTCTCCATGACCGGTACCTTCTGGGACACTGTGGTGGTCTGCCTTATGACCGGCCTGGTGATTGTAAGCTATGAAGTGGCGCCCAATGGCAGCACCGGCTTCACCAACGGCGGCGCCCTGACCAACGAGGCGTTTTCCCAGATACCCGTGTTTGGCCCCATTATCCTCACCTTCGGCCTGATCACCTTTGCCTTCTCTACCATTCTGGGCTGGTCCTACTACGGTGAAAAGGGCGCGGAGTACCTCTTTGGGTCCAAGATAAATATTCCCTACCGTATCCTGTACACACTGATAGTGTTTGTAGGCGCCGCCATTCCCCTGGGCCTGGTCTGGGATATTGCGGATGCCCTGAACGCCTTGATGATACTTCCAAATATCCTGGCGGTACTGCTTTTAAGCAATATAATCGTTGAAGAAACGAAGAAGTACAGCGGCATCCATATTGACGATGTGGATACGACCCCCATCCCCCTGATGGAGAGTCTCAGAAGGAAAAACCCGGTATAA